TCCAATTCTTACTCTCTATTTTTGATGCAGATAAGGTAATGCAGACTATGGTAGCATCCGAGTCCAATGTTCAGGAGCTAGAACTTGGCAAGAAAAAAAAGTCTCAAGAAGAAGCTGATCGAATCAGCTGTTTACATGATGCCATCATTTATCACATATTCTCGTTTGTTTCCACAATTGACGTCGTGCAGACAAGCATTCTTGCGAGGAGATGGAGACACCTGTGGACTTCTGTCCCTACCCTTGactttgatgatgatgaattttcaATTGCCAATGGAGAAGATGAATTTGTTCACTTTGTCAACAAAGTGCAGAGTTGCTATAAGGCGCAACAAATACAGAGATATCATCTCTCAATTAAACAAgcaagaaattcaaattttcttgAAACTTGGGTCCGTTTTGCAGTTGAACATAATGTTCAAGAATTATATCTTGACCTGCCTCATGGTAGGCCCTTTGAGGTGTCTTTTTGCCAATCAGTAAGGGTGCTGAAATTGCATGGAGATCTCAAACTGCCTGCCTCTGGGTGTTTTAGCTCACTTGAGCATTTGTCTCTCTTAGGGGTTCAGCTTACTAATGATAATGGAATCCTGGATGTGACTTCGGAACACTATCCTCTCCTTAGGAGCTGCAGTCTTAAAAGTTGCATGGGGTTGAACTGTCTTAACATCAACTGCTCACTTCTTGAACATCTTGATGTCGAAAACTGTTTTGACTTGGATCAACTGCATGTCTCTGCTGGGAAACTACGTTTCTTGAGTGTGCAGAGTTCCTTTACTTATGGAATTGATACAGGTTGGGTTGAGATTGCGGCTCCAAGTCTTCAAACTTTTGAATGGTTGGATTACATTACTGATAATTTTTCTATAGGAAACTTCACATGCTTAAAATCTGCACATACATCTCTTGTATTTCACTATCATCCAGAGAAGAAAGAATCGTATATGAAAAATGCAAGAAAGTTTCTCCATCATCTTGCATGTGCTGAAACTTTACATGTGGAAATGCCTTGCCTTTGGGTATGTTTCTTTTCTAACAGcatgctcttctttctttctttataatAGCAATGATTGGTCCCCTTGTTGCATTCCTTGGATAATGTTACCACCTGTTAACCATGAGTCATGACACAATTTGATGTTATTTATTcagttattcttttcttttttttcatttgccCTTTTGCACACAGTCACAGAATTTTTACCTTCTTTGTGCAAGCTTTGTATAATTAATTGATCGCTAGGTGATTTGTGAATGTTATCATTTTGGTTCTTATAGAGACAATTTAATTGTTTAAATGGAGTCATCAGGGTTTTTTGGGTAAGAACTTAGCATTCCTTATGCTTAATTCAAAACACTAAATGCAATCAAGTGGTGAAAATATAGGATGAAAAAATTTGTTGTGCAATCCATCTTAACAAAGAATAATCCTGAAAGTGAACGTCAACAAGCAGGCTAGAACTTACAAATATCATCTAGTTTGGTGGTTTTATTGCCGTTCTAGTTTCTGCTAGTCAATTGTGTGACATTTTGGTGAGTTAACTTCTTTGTAGATGGACTACCCACCTACGGAGTGGTTGCTTTAAGTCGAAGTTTTGGTAGGTGTAGTTTTGGTAGTCTGGTAGCCCAAGGGACCTGTTCTGGCAGTGGATAAATTCTAATTCCTATTTAGATGATTTTGCATTTTTTCTACTTGGTTCTTTTAGGGCTGCTTTAATAGTAGTATGATCATGGAAATGAATTCCCATAACATCATTGAGTAGTGGAACATATCATGGAAACTTATGTCTGCACTTGTTGAAAGAGCTGTGATAAATCTACCTGCATCTGTAGCACACATGATTCATATTTCACATCTTCCCGGCTGAGTAGTGGGTTGACATCAGGGTCAACTTCAATGTATTTGAATGGAAATAGTCTTAAAACTGATTAAGTCAGTAGGGGGATATGATTTGTATGAAATATATAGATCCAACTTGTGCCATTTGTTATATGTACTGTCATTGTGATACTATTTAAGATAGGGTTATCCACATTTTATCTGAacctttcctctttcttttctcccATGAATTTTATATTCACCAAGAGTTTTATTCATATGAGTCTCTCTCTCTAgcgtacatacacacacattctctcttcctttctcatTCTCACTCTTTATCACATTGCAGTTCACATTTGTTTGCTCAACTAGCCTGTCCTCTCTCGTCTGCACCCAGATGACATAATAAGAATCATGCTTTGCCTAGTCTTTTTATTCTCGTATCAATTCTGGACACTCTTTACAGATGTTATAGAATTAGTCTAGAAGTTATAGAATTAACATCACTAGAAGAATATAAGTAGAATGTCCTATCATGTAACTAATTTATTTCGAGGGACATGCAactgtacaagcaataagtttCAAGATTGCAgggattaaaatacaaatacagAACTGACAAGGATTAGTATGCaaacataatatatttcaaGGACTAATCCTCAAAAAACCAATAAAGAAAGAATTAGAAAACTTAGTTACAAACATATTAGGAAAGAGTCATACAAAAAAAGAATTATGACAGAAAACGAACAAAGGAAAATGT
This genomic interval from Phoenix dactylifera cultivar Barhee BC4 unplaced genomic scaffold, palm_55x_up_171113_PBpolish2nd_filt_p 000092F, whole genome shotgun sequence contains the following:
- the LOC113463499 gene encoding putative F-box/FBD/LRR-repeat protein At4g03220 isoform X2, whose amino-acid sequence is MFLDGGQGIILDFDKVMQTMVASESNVQELELGKKKKSQEEADRISCLHDAIIYHIFSFVSTIDVVQTSILARRWRHLWTSVPTLDFDDDEFSIANGEDEFVHFVNKVQSCYKAQQIQRYHLSIKQARNSNFLETWVRFAVEHNVQELYLDLPHGRPFEVSFCQSVRVLKLHGDLKLPASGCFSSLEHLSLLGVQLTNDNGILDVTSEHYPLLRSCSLKSCMGLNCLNINCSLLEHLDVENCFDLDQLHVSAGKLRFLSVQSSFTYGIDTGWVEIAAPSLQTFEWLDYITDNFSIGNFTCLKSAHTSLVFHYHPEKKESYMKNARKFLHHLACAETLHVEMPCLWGLHSNKELLEGLSTKLFNLKHLTLLVSLDDHVLRGVSCLIRSCSNLEILHIHTIDEHIQEELNNSFPDLSHFDQRESWSYQRRPLDHLSEAKIYGFRGKEHEIEFMQFLLEHAITLKRMIILFSGQVFVDQVMKTQMAEKLMKFTKASPDAVVSCP
- the LOC113463499 gene encoding putative F-box protein At1g49610 isoform X5, whose protein sequence is MMGGDDIMERFMFLDGGQGIILDFDKTSILARRWRHLWTSVPTLDFDDDEFSIANGEDEFVHFVNKVQSCYKAQQIQRYHLSIKQARNSNFLETWVRFAVEHNVQELYLDLPHGRPFEVSFCQSVRVLKLHGDLKLPASGCFSSLEHLSLLGVQLTNDNGILDVTSEHYPLLRSCSLKSCMGLNCLNINCSLLEHLDVENCFDLDQLHVSAGKLRFLSVQSSFTYGIDTGWVEIAAPSLQTFEWLDYITDNFSIGNFTCLKSAHTSLVFHYHPEKKESYMKNARKFLHHLACAETLHVEMPCLWGLHSNKELLEGLSTKLFNLKHLTLLVSLDDHVLRGVSCLIRSCSNLEILHIHTIDEHIQEELNNSFPDLSHFDQRESWSYQRRPLDHLSEAKIYGFRGKEHEIEFMQFLLEHAITLKRMIILFSGQVFVDQVMKTQMAEKLMKFTKASPDAVVSCP
- the LOC113463499 gene encoding putative F-box/FBD/LRR-repeat protein At4g03220 isoform X3, whose protein sequence is MLFQFLLSIFDADKVMQTMVASESNVQELELGKKKKSQEEADRISCLHDAIIYHIFSFVSTIDVVQTSILARRWRHLWTSVPTLDFDDDEFSIANGEDEFVHFVNKVQSCYKAQQIQRYHLSIKQARNSNFLETWVRFAVEHNVQELYLDLPHGRPFEVSFCQSVRVLKLHGDLKLPASGCFSSLEHLSLLGVQLTNDNGILDVTSEHYPLLRSCSLKSCMGLNCLNINCSLLEHLDVENCFDLDQLHVSAGKLRFLSVQSSFTYGIDTGWVEIAAPSLQTFEWLDYITDNFSIGNFTCLKSAHTSLVFHYHPEKKESYMKNARKFLHHLACAETLHVEMPCLWGLHSNKELLEGLSTKLFNLKHLTLLVSLDDHVLRGVSCLIRSCSNLEILHIHTIDEHIQEELNNSFPDLSHFDQRESWSYQRRPLDHLSEAKIYGFRGKEHEIEFMQFLLEHAITLKRMIILFSGQVFVDQVMKTQMAEKLMKFTKASPDAVVSCP
- the LOC113463499 gene encoding putative F-box/FBD/LRR-repeat protein At4g03220 isoform X4, whose protein sequence is MQTMVASESNVQELELGKKKKSQEEADRISCLHDAIIYHIFSFVSTIDVVQTSILARRWRHLWTSVPTLDFDDDEFSIANGEDEFVHFVNKVQSCYKAQQIQRYHLSIKQARNSNFLETWVRFAVEHNVQELYLDLPHGRPFEVSFCQSVRVLKLHGDLKLPASGCFSSLEHLSLLGVQLTNDNGILDVTSEHYPLLRSCSLKSCMGLNCLNINCSLLEHLDVENCFDLDQLHVSAGKLRFLSVQSSFTYGIDTGWVEIAAPSLQTFEWLDYITDNFSIGNFTCLKSAHTSLVFHYHPEKKESYMKNARKFLHHLACAETLHVEMPCLWGLHSNKELLEGLSTKLFNLKHLTLLVSLDDHVLRGVSCLIRSCSNLEILHIHTIDEHIQEELNNSFPDLSHFDQRESWSYQRRPLDHLSEAKIYGFRGKEHEIEFMQFLLEHAITLKRMIILFSGQVFVDQVMKTQMAEKLMKFTKASPDAVVSCP
- the LOC113463499 gene encoding putative F-box/FBD/LRR-repeat protein At4g03220 isoform X1 encodes the protein MMGGDDIMERFMFLDGGQGIILDFDKVMQTMVASESNVQELELGKKKKSQEEADRISCLHDAIIYHIFSFVSTIDVVQTSILARRWRHLWTSVPTLDFDDDEFSIANGEDEFVHFVNKVQSCYKAQQIQRYHLSIKQARNSNFLETWVRFAVEHNVQELYLDLPHGRPFEVSFCQSVRVLKLHGDLKLPASGCFSSLEHLSLLGVQLTNDNGILDVTSEHYPLLRSCSLKSCMGLNCLNINCSLLEHLDVENCFDLDQLHVSAGKLRFLSVQSSFTYGIDTGWVEIAAPSLQTFEWLDYITDNFSIGNFTCLKSAHTSLVFHYHPEKKESYMKNARKFLHHLACAETLHVEMPCLWGLHSNKELLEGLSTKLFNLKHLTLLVSLDDHVLRGVSCLIRSCSNLEILHIHTIDEHIQEELNNSFPDLSHFDQRESWSYQRRPLDHLSEAKIYGFRGKEHEIEFMQFLLEHAITLKRMIILFSGQVFVDQVMKTQMAEKLMKFTKASPDAVVSCP